A DNA window from Setaria viridis chromosome 2, Setaria_viridis_v4.0, whole genome shotgun sequence contains the following coding sequences:
- the LOC117843542 gene encoding uncharacterized protein isoform X1, with translation METSTTGGASASSAAASSSSGPSTSASASGSAAGATHYLAKRVLRGSAVLHVAEGCFRSPDSADVVLAKETSLELVAVGDDGVLQSICEQDMFGIVKDIGVLQWHSRHIGLIPQIEHKDLLVVLSDSGKLSLLYFCPEMHRFFAIANIELSKPGNLRHQLGRVLAIDRESSFVAVSAYEDKFALIQVSVCQSLHGSGRGTISDKKYFYPPENEEDERTVSGASRTSVRGTIWNMRFISTSQDEEYYPVLAMIINRKGSDVNDLSLFGHDSSSGVINHISSYSEIGPLALDISEIPEMFGFALLFRVGDALLLDLRNPRNVCCVRRISLTTSLIGEPVTVEDSCSVLDVDDDVAACALLELRDSANNILKDDGYMDIDGVDSRGSVKSRIVCSWSWEPPDPIKQGWARLLFCLDDGEFHILEFTSDVEGVKLCTFEYIDRSLPCKPLLWMKNRMIIGFVEMGDGIIFKLGHRRLFHKSTIQNVAPILDLAIADYHGEKQDQMFACCGMCPEGSLRVLRNGVNVEKLLRTEAIYQGVTGLWTLRMKITDAYHSFLVLSFVEETRILSVGISFNDISDAVGFQPDVCTLACGLVADGLLVQIHSKGVKLCLPTVYAHPEGAHFTSPICTNWYPDVTISVGAVGHNVVVVATSNPCCLYVLGVRSSSSYQYELYETQHVQLQFEVSCISIPQEDWRPDNVTLSGGERDDFCNNPLAKVNIRKFAVIGTHKPSVEIISVEPGEALRLLTIGTISVSNALGAPISGCIPENVRFVAAERFYILAGLRNGMLLRFESEASEHYFPGSFYKDSSIPSVDTFLQLISIRRIGITPVFLVPIHDSANADIIVLSDRPWLLHAARHSLAYSSISFLPASHVTPVSSADCPNGLLFVAESCLHLVEMVHGKRLNAQKFSIGGTPRKVLYHNESRTLLVLRTGLSGASCSSDIVQVDPQNGVLLSRYKCEPGETAKCMQITKIGSDQVLIVGTSRSAGRPMMSNGEAESSTKGRLIILSLEAVESPRESSSFIPTSSFNPSSHSGSPFHEIIGYTTEEFSSNSLCSSPDEFCCNQIQAEQMAGHLRSLTHASLSGAVLAVYPYLDRYVLAAAGNTIYVFGFANENPHRMKKCAVGRTRFTITCLKTFASRIAVGDCRDGVLFYSYNESLRKLELIYSDPAQRLVGDIALLNCETAVVSDRRGSISVLSSARLEVSESPQKNLAVNCSFYMGETAMSIQKAAFRYRLPIDDDTDPVLETAYDCIVASTLLGSLFVMIPLTSEEHQLLQDVQERLAVHPLTAPVLGNDHAEFRQRSIPSGVPPILDGDMLVLFLELTGEQQQAILSHALPGKGQRAPVSVFQVLRTLERVHYALN, from the exons atggagacctccaccaccggcggcgcctccgcctcgtcggcggcggcgtcgtcctcctcgggcccctccacctccgcgtccgcgtccggttccgccgccggcgccacccacTACCTCGCCAAGCGGGTGCTCCGGGGCAGCGCCGTGCTCCACGTCGCCGAGGGGTGCTTCCGCTCGCCCGACTCCGCCGACGTCGTCCTCGCCAAG GAAACTTCGCTAGAGTTGGTTGCTGttggtgatgatggtgttttGCAGTCAATCTGTGAACAAGACATGTTTGGGATTGTAAAAGATATTGGTGTCTTGCAATGGCACTCCAGACATATTGGTTTAATTCCACAG ATAGAACACAAAGATCTTCTGGTTGTGCTTTCAGATTCTGGAAAGCTTTCCCTTCTTTACTTTTGCCCTGAGATGCATAG GTTCTTTGCAATTGCCAATATTGAGTTATCCAAACCAGGAAATCTGAGGCATCAGCTGGGAAGAGTTTTAGCTATAGATCGAGA ATCTAGTTTTGTTGCTGTCAGTGCATATGAGGATAAGTTTGCTCTTATACAAGTTTCAGTGTGTCAGAGTCTTCATGGTTCTGGCAGAGGTACCATTTCTGATAAG AAATATTTTTATCCAccagaaaatgaagaggatgaaagAACTGTAAGTGGTGCATCTAGGACCAGCGTCCGCGGTACGATTTGGAACATGCGCTTCATATCTACATCCCAAGATGAAGAGTACTATCCAGTTCTGGCAATGATAATTAATAG GAAGGGCTCTGATGTGAATGACTTGTCATTATTTGGACATGACTCCAGCAGTGGTGTAATCAACCACATCTCTAGTTATTCAGAAATCGGACCATTGGCACTTGACATATCAGAAATTCCTGAAATGTTTGGCTTTGCACTTCTGTTTCGTGTTGGTGATGCTTTATTGTTGGATCTTAGAAACCCAAGGAACGTCTGTTGTGTCCGAAGGATTAGCTTGACGACTAGCCTGATTGGAGAGCCAGTCACCGTTGAAGATTCCTGTTCAGTATTAGATGTTGATGACGATGTGGCTGCTTGTGCTTTGCTAGAATTGAGAGATTCTGCAAATAACATACTGAAGGATGACGGTTATATGGACATTGATGGTGTTGACAGCAGAGGTAGCGTGAAATCAAGGATCGTTTGCTCATGGAGCTGGGAGCCACCTGACCCTATCAAACAAGGATGGGCAAGGCTTCTATTTTGCTTAGATGATGGAGAGTTTCATATTTTGGAATTTACTTCCGATGTTGAAGGAGTGAAGTTGTGCACCTTTGAGTATATTGATAGGAGTTTGCCCTGCAAACCTCTTTTGTGGATGAAAAATAGAATGATAATAGGATTTGTAGAGATGGGGGATGGTATAATATTTAAACTTGGACATCGTAGATTGTTTCACAAAAGCACAATTCAGAATGTAGCACCAATATTGGATCTAGCAATTGCTGATTACCATGGTGAGAAACAGGATCAGATGTTTGCATGTTGTGGTATGTGCCCTGAGGGCTCTTTGCGAGTTCTACGGAATGGTGTCAATGTGGAGAAACTTCTGAGGACTGAAGCTATTTATCAGGGTGTTACTGGATTGTGGACTTTGAGAATGAAGATAACTGATGCTTATCACTCTTTTCTTGTGTTATCATTTGTGGAGGAAACCAGAATACTATCAGTAGGGATAAGTTTTAACGACATCAGTGATGCCGTGGGATTCCAGCCTGATGTTTGCACTTTGGCATGTGGTTTGGTGGCTGATGGTTTGCTCGTGCAAATTCACAGTAAAGGTGTGAAGCTCTGTTTGCCTACAGTATACGCTCACCCTGAAGGTGCCCATTTCACTTCTCCAATTTGCACCAACTGGTATCCTGATGTTACTATCAGTGTTGGTGCTGTAGGACAtaatgttgttgttgttgctacaTCAAATCCTTGTTGCCTTTATGTCCTTGGAGTTAGATCATCTTCGTCTTACCAGTACGAGTTGTATGAGACACAGCACGTTCAATTGCAATTTGAAGTATCGTGCATATCCATCCCGCAAGAGGATTGGAGACCTGATAATGTAACTTTAAGTGGTGGAGAGCGTGATGATTTTTGTAACAATCCCTTGGCTAAAGTTAATATCCGCAAGTTTGCTGTTATTGGAACTCATAAACCTTCTGTGGAAATCATCTCGGTGGAACCTGGAGAAGCATTAAGGTTATTGACTATTGGGACTATATCAGTGAGCAATGCACTTGGTGCTCCAATTAGTGGTTGTATACCTGAAAATGTGAGATTTGTTGCGGCTGAGAGGTTTTACATCCTTGCAGGCTTGCGAAATGGAATGCTACTAAGATTTGAGTCGGAAGCAAGCGAGCATTATTTTCCTGGTTCCTTCTACAAGGACTCTTCTATCCCATCTGTTGatacatttcttcagttgattTCTATACGGCGTATTGGAATTACTCCTGTATTCTTGGTACCAATACATGATTCAGCCAATGCTGATATCATTGTTCTCAGTGATAGGCCTTGGCTATTACATGCAGCAAGACATAGTCTGGCATATTcatccatttcttttcttcctgcTTCTCATGTGACGCCAGTATCATCTGCTGATTGCCCCAATGGTCTACTGTTTGTTGCTGAGAGCTGTTTGCATTTG GTTGAAATGGTTCATGGGAAGCGATTGAATGCACAAAAGTTTTCAATTGGGGGGACTCCAAGGAAAGTGCTATACCATAATGAAAGCAGAACACTGTTGGTACTAAGAACTGGGCTAAGTGGTGCATCATGTTCTTCAGATATTGTTCAAGTAGATCCACAAAATGGGGTATTGCTTTCCAGATATAAATGTGAACCTGGTGAAACAGCAAAGTGCATGCAAATTACAAAAATAGGAAGTGATCAAGTTTTAATTGTCGGGACCAGTAGATCTGCTGGACGGCCAATGATGTCAAACGGTGAAGCAGAAAG CAGTACCAAGGGACGCCTGATTATTTTAAGCTTGGAGGCTGTTGAAAGTCCTCGTGAGAGCAGTTCATTTATTCCAACTTCCAGTTTTAATCCCTCTTCACATTCTGGCTCTCCTTTCCATGAGATTATTGGATATACAACAGAAGAATTTTCTAGTAACAGCCTGTGCAGCAGTCCTGATGAGTTTTGCTGCAACCAGATTCAAGCTGAACAAATGGCAGGACATTTGAGATCGTTAACTCATGCTTCCTTGAGTGGTGCAGTCCTTGCCGTGTACCCATATCTAGATCGTTATGTGTTGGCAGCTGCTGGTAATACG ATTTATGTATTTGGTTTCGCAAATGAAAATCCCCATAGGATGAAAAAGTGTGCTGTTGGTAGAACACGGTTTACAATAACCTGTTTGAAGACATTTGCATCACGGATTGCAGTTGGTGATTGTCGTGATGGTGTTCTATTCTATTCTTATAATGAG AGTCTTAGGAAACTGGAGTTGATCTATTCTGATCCTGCTCAAAGATTGGTGGGTGATATTGCTCTTTTAAATTGTGAAACTGCTGTCGTATCAGACCGGCGTGGGAGTATATCTGTATTATCTAGCGCAAGATTGGAAG TTTCAGAAAGTCCACAGAAGAACTTAGCTGTAAATTGTTCATTTTATATGGGCGAAACAGCTATGAGCATTCAGAAG GCTGCATTCAGGTATCGGCTTCCAATTGATGATGATACTGACCCGGTTCTTGAGACGGCTTATGACTGTATCGTGGCAAGTACCTTGCTGGGGAGTCTCTTTGTTATGATTCCGCTTACAAG TGAGGAACATCAGCTGTTGCAAGATGTCCAAGAAAGGCTCGCGGTGCACCCGTTGACTGCACCAGTCTTGGGAAATGATCATGCAGAATTTCGTCAGCGCAGTATCCCA TCAGGAGTACCTCCCATTCTTGATGGCGATATGCTAGTGCTATTCTTGGAGCTCACTGGTGAGCAGCAGCAAGCCATCCTTTCACATGCTTTGCCTGGGAAGGGGCAACGTGCGCCTGTCTCGGTTTTCCAGGTTTTGCGAACATTGGAGCGTGTCCATTATGCACTCAACTGA
- the LOC117843542 gene encoding uncharacterized protein isoform X2, giving the protein METSTTGGASASSAAASSSSGPSTSASASGSAAGATHYLAKRVLRGSAVLHVAEGCFRSPDSADVVLAKETSLELVAVGDDGVLQSICEQDMFGIVKDIGVLQWHSRHIGLIPQIEHKDLLVVLSDSGKLSLLYFCPEMHRFFAIANIELSKPGNLRHQLGRVLAIDRESSFVAVSAYEDKFALIQVSVCQSLHGSGRGTISDKKYFYPPENEEDERTVSGASRTSVRGTIWNMRFISTSQDEEYYPVLAMIINRKGSDVNDLSLFGHDSSSGVINHISSYSEIGPLALDISEIPEMFGFALLFRVGDALLLDLRNPRNVCCVRRISLTTSLIGEPVTVEDSCSVLDVDDDVAACALLELRDSANNILKDDGYMDIDGVDSRGSVKSRIVCSWSWEPPDPIKQGWARLLFCLDDGEFHILEFTSDVEGVKLCTFEYIDRSLPCKPLLWMKNRMIIGFVEMGDGIIFKLGHRRLFHKSTIQNVAPILDLAIADYHGEKQDQMFACCGMCPEGSLRVLRNGVNVEKLLRTEAIYQGVTGLWTLRMKITDAYHSFLVLSFVEETRILSVGISFNDISDAVGFQPDVCTLACGLVADGLLVQIHSKGVKLCLPTVYAHPEGAHFTSPICTNWYPDVTISVGAVGHNVVVVATSNPCCLYVLGVRSSSSYQYELYETQHVQLQFEVSCISIPQEDWRPDNVTLSGGERDDFCNNPLAKVNIRKFAVIGTHKPSVEIISVEPGEALRLLTIGTISVSNALGAPISGCIPENVRFVAAERFYILAGLRNGMLLRFESEASEHYFPGSFYKDSSIPSVDTFLQLISIRRIGITPVFLVPIHDSANADIIVLSDRPWLLHAARHSLAYSSISFLPASHVTPVSSADCPNGLLFVAESCLHLVEMVHGKRLNAQKFSIGGTPRKVLYHNESRTLLVLRTGLSGASCSSDIVQVDPQNGVLLSRYKCEPGETAKCMQITKIGSDQVLIVGTSRSAGRPMMSNGEAESTKGRLIILSLEAVESPRESSSFIPTSSFNPSSHSGSPFHEIIGYTTEEFSSNSLCSSPDEFCCNQIQAEQMAGHLRSLTHASLSGAVLAVYPYLDRYVLAAAGNTIYVFGFANENPHRMKKCAVGRTRFTITCLKTFASRIAVGDCRDGVLFYSYNESLRKLELIYSDPAQRLVGDIALLNCETAVVSDRRGSISVLSSARLEVSESPQKNLAVNCSFYMGETAMSIQKAAFRYRLPIDDDTDPVLETAYDCIVASTLLGSLFVMIPLTSEEHQLLQDVQERLAVHPLTAPVLGNDHAEFRQRSIPSGVPPILDGDMLVLFLELTGEQQQAILSHALPGKGQRAPVSVFQVLRTLERVHYALN; this is encoded by the exons atggagacctccaccaccggcggcgcctccgcctcgtcggcggcggcgtcgtcctcctcgggcccctccacctccgcgtccgcgtccggttccgccgccggcgccacccacTACCTCGCCAAGCGGGTGCTCCGGGGCAGCGCCGTGCTCCACGTCGCCGAGGGGTGCTTCCGCTCGCCCGACTCCGCCGACGTCGTCCTCGCCAAG GAAACTTCGCTAGAGTTGGTTGCTGttggtgatgatggtgttttGCAGTCAATCTGTGAACAAGACATGTTTGGGATTGTAAAAGATATTGGTGTCTTGCAATGGCACTCCAGACATATTGGTTTAATTCCACAG ATAGAACACAAAGATCTTCTGGTTGTGCTTTCAGATTCTGGAAAGCTTTCCCTTCTTTACTTTTGCCCTGAGATGCATAG GTTCTTTGCAATTGCCAATATTGAGTTATCCAAACCAGGAAATCTGAGGCATCAGCTGGGAAGAGTTTTAGCTATAGATCGAGA ATCTAGTTTTGTTGCTGTCAGTGCATATGAGGATAAGTTTGCTCTTATACAAGTTTCAGTGTGTCAGAGTCTTCATGGTTCTGGCAGAGGTACCATTTCTGATAAG AAATATTTTTATCCAccagaaaatgaagaggatgaaagAACTGTAAGTGGTGCATCTAGGACCAGCGTCCGCGGTACGATTTGGAACATGCGCTTCATATCTACATCCCAAGATGAAGAGTACTATCCAGTTCTGGCAATGATAATTAATAG GAAGGGCTCTGATGTGAATGACTTGTCATTATTTGGACATGACTCCAGCAGTGGTGTAATCAACCACATCTCTAGTTATTCAGAAATCGGACCATTGGCACTTGACATATCAGAAATTCCTGAAATGTTTGGCTTTGCACTTCTGTTTCGTGTTGGTGATGCTTTATTGTTGGATCTTAGAAACCCAAGGAACGTCTGTTGTGTCCGAAGGATTAGCTTGACGACTAGCCTGATTGGAGAGCCAGTCACCGTTGAAGATTCCTGTTCAGTATTAGATGTTGATGACGATGTGGCTGCTTGTGCTTTGCTAGAATTGAGAGATTCTGCAAATAACATACTGAAGGATGACGGTTATATGGACATTGATGGTGTTGACAGCAGAGGTAGCGTGAAATCAAGGATCGTTTGCTCATGGAGCTGGGAGCCACCTGACCCTATCAAACAAGGATGGGCAAGGCTTCTATTTTGCTTAGATGATGGAGAGTTTCATATTTTGGAATTTACTTCCGATGTTGAAGGAGTGAAGTTGTGCACCTTTGAGTATATTGATAGGAGTTTGCCCTGCAAACCTCTTTTGTGGATGAAAAATAGAATGATAATAGGATTTGTAGAGATGGGGGATGGTATAATATTTAAACTTGGACATCGTAGATTGTTTCACAAAAGCACAATTCAGAATGTAGCACCAATATTGGATCTAGCAATTGCTGATTACCATGGTGAGAAACAGGATCAGATGTTTGCATGTTGTGGTATGTGCCCTGAGGGCTCTTTGCGAGTTCTACGGAATGGTGTCAATGTGGAGAAACTTCTGAGGACTGAAGCTATTTATCAGGGTGTTACTGGATTGTGGACTTTGAGAATGAAGATAACTGATGCTTATCACTCTTTTCTTGTGTTATCATTTGTGGAGGAAACCAGAATACTATCAGTAGGGATAAGTTTTAACGACATCAGTGATGCCGTGGGATTCCAGCCTGATGTTTGCACTTTGGCATGTGGTTTGGTGGCTGATGGTTTGCTCGTGCAAATTCACAGTAAAGGTGTGAAGCTCTGTTTGCCTACAGTATACGCTCACCCTGAAGGTGCCCATTTCACTTCTCCAATTTGCACCAACTGGTATCCTGATGTTACTATCAGTGTTGGTGCTGTAGGACAtaatgttgttgttgttgctacaTCAAATCCTTGTTGCCTTTATGTCCTTGGAGTTAGATCATCTTCGTCTTACCAGTACGAGTTGTATGAGACACAGCACGTTCAATTGCAATTTGAAGTATCGTGCATATCCATCCCGCAAGAGGATTGGAGACCTGATAATGTAACTTTAAGTGGTGGAGAGCGTGATGATTTTTGTAACAATCCCTTGGCTAAAGTTAATATCCGCAAGTTTGCTGTTATTGGAACTCATAAACCTTCTGTGGAAATCATCTCGGTGGAACCTGGAGAAGCATTAAGGTTATTGACTATTGGGACTATATCAGTGAGCAATGCACTTGGTGCTCCAATTAGTGGTTGTATACCTGAAAATGTGAGATTTGTTGCGGCTGAGAGGTTTTACATCCTTGCAGGCTTGCGAAATGGAATGCTACTAAGATTTGAGTCGGAAGCAAGCGAGCATTATTTTCCTGGTTCCTTCTACAAGGACTCTTCTATCCCATCTGTTGatacatttcttcagttgattTCTATACGGCGTATTGGAATTACTCCTGTATTCTTGGTACCAATACATGATTCAGCCAATGCTGATATCATTGTTCTCAGTGATAGGCCTTGGCTATTACATGCAGCAAGACATAGTCTGGCATATTcatccatttcttttcttcctgcTTCTCATGTGACGCCAGTATCATCTGCTGATTGCCCCAATGGTCTACTGTTTGTTGCTGAGAGCTGTTTGCATTTG GTTGAAATGGTTCATGGGAAGCGATTGAATGCACAAAAGTTTTCAATTGGGGGGACTCCAAGGAAAGTGCTATACCATAATGAAAGCAGAACACTGTTGGTACTAAGAACTGGGCTAAGTGGTGCATCATGTTCTTCAGATATTGTTCAAGTAGATCCACAAAATGGGGTATTGCTTTCCAGATATAAATGTGAACCTGGTGAAACAGCAAAGTGCATGCAAATTACAAAAATAGGAAGTGATCAAGTTTTAATTGTCGGGACCAGTAGATCTGCTGGACGGCCAATGATGTCAAACGGTGAAGCAGAAAG TACCAAGGGACGCCTGATTATTTTAAGCTTGGAGGCTGTTGAAAGTCCTCGTGAGAGCAGTTCATTTATTCCAACTTCCAGTTTTAATCCCTCTTCACATTCTGGCTCTCCTTTCCATGAGATTATTGGATATACAACAGAAGAATTTTCTAGTAACAGCCTGTGCAGCAGTCCTGATGAGTTTTGCTGCAACCAGATTCAAGCTGAACAAATGGCAGGACATTTGAGATCGTTAACTCATGCTTCCTTGAGTGGTGCAGTCCTTGCCGTGTACCCATATCTAGATCGTTATGTGTTGGCAGCTGCTGGTAATACG ATTTATGTATTTGGTTTCGCAAATGAAAATCCCCATAGGATGAAAAAGTGTGCTGTTGGTAGAACACGGTTTACAATAACCTGTTTGAAGACATTTGCATCACGGATTGCAGTTGGTGATTGTCGTGATGGTGTTCTATTCTATTCTTATAATGAG AGTCTTAGGAAACTGGAGTTGATCTATTCTGATCCTGCTCAAAGATTGGTGGGTGATATTGCTCTTTTAAATTGTGAAACTGCTGTCGTATCAGACCGGCGTGGGAGTATATCTGTATTATCTAGCGCAAGATTGGAAG TTTCAGAAAGTCCACAGAAGAACTTAGCTGTAAATTGTTCATTTTATATGGGCGAAACAGCTATGAGCATTCAGAAG GCTGCATTCAGGTATCGGCTTCCAATTGATGATGATACTGACCCGGTTCTTGAGACGGCTTATGACTGTATCGTGGCAAGTACCTTGCTGGGGAGTCTCTTTGTTATGATTCCGCTTACAAG TGAGGAACATCAGCTGTTGCAAGATGTCCAAGAAAGGCTCGCGGTGCACCCGTTGACTGCACCAGTCTTGGGAAATGATCATGCAGAATTTCGTCAGCGCAGTATCCCA TCAGGAGTACCTCCCATTCTTGATGGCGATATGCTAGTGCTATTCTTGGAGCTCACTGGTGAGCAGCAGCAAGCCATCCTTTCACATGCTTTGCCTGGGAAGGGGCAACGTGCGCCTGTCTCGGTTTTCCAGGTTTTGCGAACATTGGAGCGTGTCCATTATGCACTCAACTGA